One window of the Vicinamibacterales bacterium genome contains the following:
- a CDS encoding protein kinase, which yields MPLTTGTRIGPYEVVGKIGEGGMGEVYRARDTKLQRDVAIKVLPDLFARDPERLARFEREARTLAAVSHPCIAQIYGVVELPPPGGGHLVMEFIDGEDLSQRIAREGAIPLDEAIPIAIQIAEAVAAAHEQGIIHRDLKPANIKVREDGTVKVLDFGLAKALAPPDVRPAPASADNSPTITSPFKLSQLGVVLGTAAYMAPEQAKGKAIDKRVDIWAFGCVLFEMLSGRKPFDGDDVTDVLAAIVRADPDWTLLPADTPAPLRTLLRRCLEKDRRDRLPDIGAARLELRDAGRPAGAPAVAAARPAAPWLAFVPWLAAAAALAALLAVAWFARSRPTPTGATVIHALIMPPAPLAGAPVLRLRLSPDGSQLAFAAPDENGRVMLWVRPLGSNVARRLEGTANAAAPFWSPDGRWVAFVADGQLKKVEAAGGPVIPLCDAGLSPAGSWSRDGVILFSGVNAIVRVSAAGGKSAAVLTPTPETGERLIAPFFLPDGRHFLFTAGTGGGASIGVFVGSLDSKEVKRLIDAPTNAIYASGHLIFLLGTTLVAQPFDPATLVLSGTPLPIAERVQSNPSTGTGTFSASENGILVYQTGASSGTELVWFDRKGKRLGKIGEAGAYRDLQLAPDEKTVSVTISTPGSKTDVWLLDPVRQLSKRFSLDANGGYGAVWTPDGRHLIYASRRQEAADIYQKAVSGSEAGRLLLRDDTEKIPMQVSADGKYLLYSTPLGAAAGRLFVLPLSGDAKPRTFSEQVRNNTPAMISPNGRWLAYVSDETNRREIYVTTFPDGRGKWQVSMDGGDNPRWRADSRELFFTAANKLMAVDVADTADRLEAGPPRALFDVRVPATQLGTRSSYAPTRDGQRFLFNAWDGGETVTPIDLVVNWPELLKK from the coding sequence CCTGCATCGCGCAGATCTACGGCGTCGTCGAGCTGCCGCCGCCCGGCGGCGGTCATCTCGTCATGGAGTTCATCGACGGCGAGGACCTCTCGCAGCGGATCGCCCGCGAAGGGGCGATTCCGCTCGACGAAGCGATCCCGATCGCGATCCAGATCGCGGAAGCCGTCGCGGCGGCGCACGAACAGGGCATCATCCACCGCGATCTCAAGCCCGCCAACATCAAGGTCCGCGAAGACGGGACGGTCAAGGTCCTCGATTTCGGTCTGGCGAAGGCGCTCGCCCCGCCGGACGTCCGGCCGGCGCCGGCCTCCGCCGACAACTCGCCGACGATCACCTCTCCCTTCAAGCTGTCGCAGCTCGGCGTCGTGCTGGGCACGGCCGCGTACATGGCGCCGGAGCAGGCAAAGGGCAAGGCGATCGACAAGCGCGTCGACATCTGGGCCTTCGGCTGCGTGCTCTTCGAGATGCTCAGCGGCCGCAAGCCGTTCGACGGCGACGACGTGACGGACGTGCTGGCGGCGATCGTGCGTGCCGACCCCGACTGGACGCTGCTGCCCGCCGACACGCCGGCTCCGCTGCGCACGCTGCTCCGCCGGTGCCTCGAGAAGGATCGCCGCGATCGTCTGCCGGATATCGGCGCCGCCCGTCTCGAGCTGCGCGACGCGGGGCGTCCGGCCGGTGCTCCCGCGGTTGCCGCGGCGCGACCGGCGGCGCCGTGGCTCGCATTCGTCCCGTGGCTGGCCGCCGCTGCCGCCCTGGCCGCGCTCCTGGCCGTGGCCTGGTTTGCGCGGTCCCGGCCCACACCAACTGGAGCCACGGTCATCCATGCGCTGATCATGCCGCCGGCGCCGCTCGCCGGAGCGCCCGTGCTCCGGCTGCGGCTCTCGCCTGACGGCTCGCAGCTGGCCTTCGCCGCGCCGGACGAGAACGGCCGCGTCATGTTGTGGGTGCGCCCCCTCGGTTCGAACGTCGCGCGGCGGCTGGAGGGAACCGCGAACGCGGCCGCACCGTTCTGGTCGCCGGACGGCCGCTGGGTCGCCTTCGTCGCCGACGGCCAGCTGAAGAAGGTGGAAGCCGCGGGCGGTCCGGTCATTCCGCTCTGCGATGCCGGCCTTTCGCCGGCGGGTTCGTGGAGCCGCGACGGCGTCATCCTGTTCAGCGGTGTCAACGCGATCGTGCGGGTCTCCGCGGCCGGCGGCAAGAGTGCCGCGGTGCTCACGCCCACCCCTGAAACCGGCGAGCGCTTGATCGCGCCATTCTTCCTGCCCGACGGCCGCCACTTCCTCTTCACCGCCGGCACCGGCGGCGGCGCATCGATCGGCGTCTTCGTCGGCTCGCTCGACTCCAAGGAGGTCAAGCGGCTCATCGACGCGCCGACGAATGCCATCTACGCCTCCGGTCACCTGATCTTCCTGCTCGGCACGACGCTGGTCGCGCAGCCATTCGATCCCGCAACCCTGGTGTTGTCAGGAACCCCGCTCCCGATCGCCGAACGCGTGCAGTCGAATCCGTCGACCGGCACCGGCACGTTCTCGGCTTCAGAGAACGGCATCCTCGTCTACCAGACTGGCGCGTCGAGCGGAACCGAGCTGGTCTGGTTCGATCGCAAGGGGAAGCGCCTCGGCAAGATCGGCGAGGCGGGCGCCTACCGCGATCTGCAGCTCGCTCCGGACGAGAAGACGGTGTCGGTGACGATCTCGACGCCCGGCTCGAAGACGGACGTGTGGCTGCTGGATCCCGTGCGCCAGCTGTCGAAACGGTTCAGCCTCGACGCGAACGGCGGCTACGGCGCGGTGTGGACGCCGGACGGACGGCACTTGATCTACGCATCGAGGCGCCAGGAAGCGGCGGACATCTACCAGAAGGCGGTCAGCGGCAGCGAAGCGGGCCGGCTGCTGCTGCGGGACGACACCGAGAAGATCCCGATGCAGGTCTCGGCGGATGGCAAGTATCTGCTGTACAGCACGCCGCTGGGTGCGGCCGCGGGCCGGCTGTTCGTGCTTCCGCTGAGCGGCGACGCGAAACCACGGACGTTCTCCGAGCAGGTCCGGAACAATACGCCGGCGATGATCTCGCCGAACGGCCGGTGGCTGGCCTACGTCTCGGACGAGACGAACCGGCGCGAGATTTACGTGACCACGTTTCCCGACGGGCGGGGCAAGTGGCAGGTGTCGATGGACGGCGGCGACAATCCGCGGTGGCGCGCGGACAGCCGCGAGCTGTTCTTTACGGCCGCCAACAAGCTCATGGCGGTGGACGTGGCCGACACCGCGGATCGCCTGGAGGCCGGCCCGCCGCGCGCGCTGTTCGACGTGCGCGTCCCGGCGACGCAGCTCGGCACGCGCTCGAGCTACGCTCCAACCAGGGACGGACAGCGATTCCTGTTCAATGCCTGGGACGGCGGCGAGACCGTGACGCCGATCGACCTGGTGGTCAACTGGCCCGAACTGCTCAAGAAATGA
- the glpK gene encoding glycerol kinase GlpK: MTRGARYVGAVDQGTTSTRFMVFDHGGNEISRHQLEHQQILPQPGWVEHDPLEIAGRTDETIARAMRNANLTARDFAAIGVTNQRETTIVWNPKTGHPWHNAIVWQDTRTDRIINALSERDAGLIRSRTGLPPATYFSGAKIQWILDNVPGVRDAANRGEAVFGNPDTWVIWNLTGGRDGGVHVTDVTNASRTMLMDLKTCQWDDDLLRIFNVPRAMLPAIQASADRRAFGITRAAGPAGGEIPVAGDLGDQQAATVGQVCINPGEAKNTYGTGNFMLLNTGSSIVPSKAGLLTTVCYRMGGETIYALEGSIAVTGSAVQWLRDQLGILASASEIEALANSVPDNGGIYFVPAFSGLFAPYWRSDARGAIVGLSRFNTKAHLARATLEAICFQTRAVLDAMVQDSGVRLEVLKVDGGATVNDTLMQLQADILGVPVVRPVVAETTALGAAYAAGLAVGFWKDLDDLRENWRQDKRWEPRWSADQRDAAYAGWEKAVERTFNWV, translated from the coding sequence ATGACCAGAGGAGCCCGTTACGTCGGCGCGGTGGATCAGGGCACGACCAGCACGCGGTTCATGGTGTTCGATCACGGCGGCAACGAGATCTCGCGCCATCAGCTCGAGCACCAGCAGATCCTGCCGCAGCCGGGCTGGGTGGAGCACGATCCGCTGGAGATCGCCGGCCGCACCGACGAGACGATCGCGCGCGCGATGCGCAACGCGAATCTCACCGCGCGCGACTTCGCCGCCATCGGCGTGACCAACCAGCGGGAGACGACGATCGTCTGGAACCCGAAGACGGGGCATCCCTGGCACAACGCCATCGTCTGGCAGGACACGCGGACGGATCGGATCATCAACGCGCTCTCGGAGCGCGACGCGGGGCTGATTCGGAGCCGCACCGGGCTGCCGCCCGCGACCTACTTCTCCGGCGCGAAGATTCAATGGATCCTCGACAACGTTCCCGGCGTGCGCGACGCCGCGAACCGGGGCGAAGCGGTGTTCGGCAATCCCGACACCTGGGTGATCTGGAACCTCACCGGCGGGCGCGACGGCGGCGTGCACGTCACCGACGTCACCAACGCCAGCCGGACGATGCTGATGGATCTGAAGACCTGTCAGTGGGACGACGACCTGCTGCGCATCTTCAACGTGCCGCGCGCCATGCTGCCGGCGATACAGGCGTCGGCCGATCGCCGGGCGTTCGGCATCACCCGCGCCGCGGGCCCGGCCGGCGGCGAGATCCCGGTCGCCGGCGACCTCGGCGACCAGCAGGCCGCCACGGTGGGCCAGGTGTGCATCAACCCCGGCGAGGCGAAGAACACCTACGGCACGGGCAACTTCATGCTGCTCAACACCGGCAGCAGCATCGTCCCGTCGAAGGCGGGACTGCTGACGACGGTCTGTTACCGCATGGGCGGCGAAACCATCTACGCGCTGGAAGGATCGATCGCGGTCACCGGATCGGCGGTGCAGTGGCTGCGCGATCAGCTCGGGATCCTGGCGTCGGCGTCCGAGATCGAGGCGCTGGCGAACTCCGTTCCGGACAACGGCGGCATCTACTTCGTCCCCGCCTTCTCGGGCCTGTTCGCTCCGTACTGGCGGTCCGACGCGCGCGGCGCGATCGTCGGCCTCTCACGCTTCAACACCAAGGCCCATCTCGCGCGGGCGACGCTCGAAGCGATCTGCTTCCAGACGCGCGCCGTCCTCGACGCCATGGTCCAGGACTCGGGGGTGCGCCTCGAGGTGCTCAAAGTGGACGGCGGCGCGACCGTGAACGACACGCTGATGCAGCTCCAGGCCGACATCCTCGGCGTGCCGGTCGTGCGTCCGGTGGTCGCCGAGACGACGGCGCTCGGCGCCGCGTACGCGGCGGGGCTCGCCGTCGGCTTCTGGAAGGACCTCGACGATCTGCGCGAGAACTGGCGGCAGGACAAGCGCTGGGAGCCGCGGTGGAGCGCCGACCAGCGCGACGCCGCGTATGCCGGCTGGGAGAAAGCGGTCGAGCGCACGTTCAACTGGGTCTAG
- a CDS encoding MIP/aquaporin family protein, translating into MQTYLAELIGTMILILLGDGVVANVLLERSKGQNSGWIVITAGWGIAVAVAVYAVGRVSGAHLNPAVTIALAAIGSFSWAEVPAYVAAQMIGAILGAVLVWVMYLPHWRVTADQGAKLGIFCTAPAIRSTGPNLISEAIGTAVLLFGILAIAANAQTLSKPGDVDLSFVFSRGLQPLLVGILVFGIGLSLGGPTGYAINPARDLGPRIAHAILPVAGKGGSGWEYAWIPVVGPIVGGIAGAGLYYLIGF; encoded by the coding sequence ATGCAGACATATCTGGCGGAACTCATCGGGACGATGATCCTGATTCTTCTGGGGGACGGCGTGGTCGCGAACGTCCTGCTCGAGCGCAGCAAGGGACAGAACTCCGGCTGGATCGTCATCACCGCGGGGTGGGGCATCGCGGTCGCGGTCGCCGTGTACGCGGTCGGCCGCGTCAGCGGCGCGCACCTGAATCCGGCCGTCACCATCGCGCTCGCCGCGATCGGGAGCTTCTCCTGGGCCGAGGTGCCGGCCTATGTCGCCGCGCAGATGATCGGCGCGATTCTCGGCGCCGTCCTGGTGTGGGTGATGTACCTGCCCCACTGGCGCGTGACCGCCGACCAGGGGGCGAAGCTGGGGATCTTCTGCACTGCGCCGGCGATCCGCAGCACCGGCCCGAACCTGATCAGCGAAGCGATCGGCACCGCGGTGCTCCTGTTCGGCATTCTGGCGATTGCCGCCAACGCGCAGACGCTCTCGAAGCCGGGGGACGTCGACCTGTCGTTCGTCTTCAGCCGCGGCCTGCAGCCGCTGCTCGTCGGCATCCTGGTGTTCGGCATCGGGCTGTCGCTCGGCGGCCCGACCGGCTACGCCATCAACCCGGCGCGCGATCTCGGGCCGCGCATCGCGCACGCGATCCTGCCCGTCGCCGGCAAAGGGGGCTCCGGCTGGGAATACGCCTGGATCCCGGTCGTCGGCCCCATCGTCGGCGGCATCGCCGGCGCCGGTCTCTATTACCTGATTGGATTCTGA